Proteins from a single region of Phycisphaerae bacterium:
- the gspE gene encoding type II secretion system ATPase GspE, whose amino-acid sequence MHHGRGLSVARVGGGRAGEKWLFDEGRIDVNLGDILLEKKILTPEQLKAANEQCGPTDRLDRVLVRMGYCSETNVLAALGSLYHFDVVDLVGPDVPVNVDLLRKMPSKLVHRAKLIPLDRVNGSLRVATPDPFQIYAFDELRMLCGLEVKPVLAKESEINEIIKKYFGVGGDTVSQLIDEDGLEVVSDVGESSGDLAEMAQDASVIKLVNEILLEAINERASDVHIEPFENDLKIRYRVDGVLRNTNVPPQIRQLQAAIISRIKILSNLNIAERRLPQDGSFKIRAQGREIDLRVSIIPMVFGEGVVMRILDKQSILLSLTDLGFDDDMLEIFKGIISQPHGIMLVTGPTGSGKTTTLYAALNGIVSEEIKCLTVEDPVEYHLDGINQVGVNIKAGLTFARGMRSFLRHDPDVIMVGEIRDLETAETAVQASLTGHLVLSTLHTNDAPSAITRMLDMGVEPFLVASSVEAVLAQRLVRVICPDCKEAYKPEKIEMPPDFNYQGEPVYRGRGCRECRNTGYRGRKGIFELMVVNDDVRELVLQRASSGKITVEAKKGGMIQLREDGWNKVRKGITTLKEVVQATKG is encoded by the coding sequence ATGCACCACGGTCGGGGTCTGTCCGTAGCCAGGGTGGGCGGAGGGCGGGCCGGCGAAAAGTGGCTTTTCGATGAAGGGCGCATTGACGTGAATCTCGGCGACATCCTGCTCGAAAAAAAAATCCTCACGCCCGAGCAGCTCAAGGCGGCCAACGAGCAGTGCGGTCCGACCGACCGGCTGGATCGCGTGCTCGTGCGGATGGGTTATTGCAGCGAGACGAACGTTCTCGCCGCGCTGGGGTCGCTATATCACTTCGACGTCGTGGACCTGGTCGGCCCGGACGTGCCGGTCAACGTGGACCTGCTCCGCAAGATGCCGTCCAAGCTGGTGCATCGAGCCAAGCTGATCCCGTTGGACCGCGTGAACGGCTCGCTGCGGGTGGCCACGCCCGACCCGTTTCAGATTTACGCCTTCGACGAGTTGCGGATGCTCTGCGGGCTGGAGGTCAAACCCGTTCTCGCCAAGGAAAGCGAGATCAACGAGATCATCAAGAAGTACTTCGGCGTCGGCGGCGACACGGTCAGCCAGCTCATCGACGAGGACGGCTTGGAAGTTGTCAGCGATGTCGGTGAGTCTTCGGGCGACCTGGCGGAGATGGCCCAGGACGCCAGCGTCATCAAGCTGGTGAACGAAATTCTGCTGGAGGCGATCAACGAGCGGGCGAGCGACGTGCACATTGAGCCGTTCGAGAACGACCTCAAAATTCGCTATCGCGTGGACGGCGTTCTGCGGAATACGAACGTCCCGCCGCAGATTCGGCAGCTTCAGGCCGCGATCATCAGCCGCATCAAGATTCTCTCCAACCTCAACATCGCCGAGCGCCGCCTGCCGCAGGACGGAAGCTTCAAGATTCGGGCGCAGGGCCGCGAGATCGACCTTCGCGTGAGCATCATCCCCATGGTGTTCGGCGAGGGCGTCGTCATGCGTATCCTCGACAAGCAGTCCATCCTGCTGTCGCTGACCGACCTCGGTTTTGACGACGACATGCTCGAGATTTTCAAGGGCATCATCAGCCAGCCCCACGGCATCATGCTCGTGACCGGCCCGACCGGCTCTGGTAAGACGACGACGCTTTACGCCGCGCTCAACGGCATCGTGTCGGAAGAGATTAAATGCCTGACGGTCGAGGACCCGGTCGAATACCATCTGGACGGCATCAACCAGGTGGGCGTGAATATCAAGGCGGGATTGACCTTCGCCCGAGGGATGCGCTCCTTCCTGCGGCACGACCCCGACGTCATCATGGTCGGCGAAATTCGCGACTTGGAGACGGCGGAGACGGCGGTACAGGCGTCACTCACGGGTCACCTGGTGCTTTCCACACTGCACACCAACGATGCGCCGAGCGCGATCACGCGCATGCTGGACATGGGCGTCGAGCCCTTTCTCGTGGCCAGCAGCGTCGAGGCCGTGTTGGCCCAGCGGCTCGTCCGAGTCATCTGCCCCGACTGCAAGGAGGCCTACAAGCCGGAAAAGATCGAGATGCCACCGGACTTCAACTACCAGGGCGAGCCGGTCTATCGCGGACGCGGTTGCCGGGAGTGCCGTAATACGGGCTATCGGGGCCGCAAGGGCATCTTCGAGCTGATGGTCGTGAACGATGACGTTCGCGAATTGGTATTACAGCGGGCCAGCTCCGGGAAGATCACGGTCGAGGCGAAGAAGGGCGGCATGATCCAACTCCGCGAGGACGGCTGGAACAAGGTCCGCAAGGGGATCACGACGCTGAAAGAGGTCGTGCAGGCGACGAAGGGCTGA
- the mtnA gene encoding S-methyl-5-thioribose-1-phosphate isomerase: protein MSPTTPKADNLRPLWWNDSIPPHGALEMIDQTLLPNQVVTIQCTKLEQVWQAIKRLQVRGAPAIGVAAAYGVVVGCGEAAPSDSAWLVAFTKVCDHLATSRPTAVNLFWALDRMRRKATTLVDKPWRDARAVLLAEAHAIRDEDAAMCRAIGAAGQHLIPEGGGVLTHCNAGALATSEYGTALAVMYAAQEKGRRFKAYVDETRPLLQGSRLTAWELQRAGIDTTLICDNMAAVVMAEKKANLVVTGADRIAANGDTANKIGTYGVAVLANAHGIPFYVAAPSSTFDLSISDGSKIPIEHRDPAEVRTIADRPIAPADVPVYSPAFDVTPARLIAGIITERGLISPVTTDRIQQVIGGPAKRDNPR from the coding sequence ATGTCCCCAACAACACCAAAAGCCGACAACCTCCGCCCGCTCTGGTGGAATGACTCCATCCCGCCTCATGGCGCGCTGGAAATGATCGACCAGACACTCCTGCCCAACCAGGTTGTCACGATTCAGTGCACGAAATTGGAGCAGGTCTGGCAGGCGATCAAGCGGCTTCAAGTCCGCGGGGCGCCGGCGATCGGCGTGGCGGCGGCGTACGGCGTCGTCGTCGGCTGCGGTGAGGCGGCGCCAAGCGATTCGGCGTGGCTGGTTGCGTTCACCAAAGTCTGCGACCACCTGGCCACCAGTCGCCCGACGGCGGTCAACCTCTTCTGGGCATTGGACCGGATGCGCCGCAAAGCGACGACGCTCGTGGATAAACCGTGGCGCGATGCGCGGGCGGTGTTGCTCGCCGAGGCTCACGCCATCCGCGACGAGGACGCGGCAATGTGCCGGGCGATCGGCGCGGCTGGTCAGCACCTCATCCCCGAGGGTGGCGGCGTGCTCACGCATTGCAACGCCGGCGCGCTGGCCACCAGCGAGTACGGCACGGCCCTGGCCGTCATGTACGCGGCGCAAGAAAAGGGCCGGCGCTTCAAGGCCTACGTCGACGAGACTCGACCGCTTCTGCAAGGCTCGCGACTGACCGCCTGGGAGCTGCAGCGCGCGGGTATCGACACGACGCTCATCTGCGACAACATGGCCGCCGTCGTCATGGCCGAGAAAAAAGCGAACCTTGTGGTGACCGGCGCGGATCGCATCGCCGCCAACGGCGACACCGCCAACAAGATCGGCACCTACGGCGTCGCCGTACTGGCGAACGCGCACGGTATCCCGTTCTACGTCGCCGCGCCAAGTTCGACCTTCGATCTGTCCATCTCCGACGGCTCGAAAATCCCCATCGAGCATCGCGACCCCGCCGAGGTCCGCACCATCGCCGACCGGCCGATCGCCCCTGCGGACGTACCGGTCTACAGCCCGGCGTTCGACGTCACACCCGCCCGGCTGATCGCCGGGATCATCACGGAGCGAGGCCTCATCTCCCCGGTCACGACCGACAGGATTCAACAAGTGATCGGCGGACCGGCAAAGCGCGATAATCCCAGGTAA
- a CDS encoding RidA family protein produces the protein MKPSEKLASLGLKLPQMPAPIGSYIPGTRCGGLVLTSGQLPFVDGKLTATGKVGKDLTLEQANAAAKQAGLNALSIAAQAAGGIDNIARIVRLGVFVNSAPGFFDQPKVANGASDLMVAIFGESGRHVRAAVGVAELPMNAAVEVELIAELIGGE, from the coding sequence ATGAAGCCGTCAGAGAAACTCGCGTCGCTGGGACTGAAGCTCCCGCAGATGCCCGCCCCGATCGGCTCGTACATCCCGGGCACGCGGTGCGGCGGTCTCGTCCTGACCAGCGGCCAGCTCCCCTTCGTCGACGGCAAACTCACCGCAACCGGCAAGGTAGGGAAGGACCTCACGCTAGAGCAGGCCAACGCCGCGGCCAAGCAGGCCGGTCTCAACGCCCTCTCCATCGCCGCGCAGGCCGCCGGCGGCATCGACAACATCGCCCGCATCGTCCGCCTCGGCGTCTTCGTGAACAGCGCGCCGGGCTTCTTCGACCAGCCGAAGGTCGCCAATGGTGCGAGCGATCTCATGGTCGCGATCTTCGGCGAATCCGGCCGCCACGTCCGCGCCGCGGTCGGGGTCGCCGAACTGCCCATGAACGCGGCGGTGGAAGTAGAGCTGATCGCGGAATTGATCGGCGGGGAGTGA
- a CDS encoding segregation/condensation protein A, which yields MPDYSVQIDVYNGPLDLLLYLIRREEVDIYDIPVARVTEQYLAYVDTLKIIDPNIAGDFLVMAATLMEIKSRMLLPHPPAEQVEAEDLSDPRLELVRQLLEYKKFKDASLELGSAAEIAAQRWPRVPAGGAPQPQSEIDLEEVQIWDLVAAFNKLMSAIGAGATSHDVVFDDTPIALHATDILDRIQGEGGEMSFERIFAGRTRAEMIGLFLALLELMRQQRVRITQSEIFAPIMIVLLSAEPIQVGSEWEPRTVLGATTTHDPGPAPGSAAEVTESPKLETESSEGAEEEEDDESFAELDQIKTDVDIDAILREEPRDSTKEGS from the coding sequence ATGCCCGACTACTCCGTCCAAATCGACGTCTACAACGGTCCCCTCGACCTGCTGCTCTACCTCATCCGCCGCGAGGAAGTGGATATCTACGACATCCCCGTCGCGCGGGTTACGGAGCAATATCTCGCCTACGTCGACACGCTCAAGATCATCGATCCCAACATTGCGGGGGACTTTCTCGTCATGGCCGCGACGCTCATGGAAATCAAGAGCCGGATGCTCCTGCCGCACCCGCCCGCCGAGCAGGTCGAGGCCGAGGACCTCTCCGACCCGCGGCTGGAATTGGTCCGCCAACTGCTCGAATACAAGAAGTTCAAGGATGCGTCCCTGGAGTTGGGCTCGGCCGCCGAAATCGCCGCCCAGCGCTGGCCACGCGTCCCCGCGGGCGGGGCGCCTCAGCCGCAAAGCGAGATCGACCTCGAAGAAGTGCAGATCTGGGACCTCGTCGCCGCCTTCAACAAGCTCATGTCGGCCATCGGAGCCGGCGCCACCTCGCACGACGTCGTTTTTGACGACACTCCCATCGCCCTCCACGCCACGGACATCCTCGACCGCATCCAAGGCGAAGGCGGCGAGATGAGCTTCGAGCGCATCTTCGCCGGTCGCACCCGCGCGGAGATGATTGGTCTGTTTCTCGCGCTCCTCGAACTGATGCGCCAGCAGCGCGTCCGCATCACGCAGTCGGAAATCTTCGCCCCGATCATGATCGTCCTGCTCTCGGCCGAACCGATCCAGGTCGGCTCGGAGTGGGAACCGCGGACGGTGCTCGGCGCAACGACGACGCATGATCCGGGGCCCGCGCCGGGCAGTGCCGCCGAGGTGACCGAATCCCCGAAGCTCGAAACGGAGTCGTCCGAAGGGGCTGAAGAGGAAGAGGACGACGAGTCCTTCGCCGAGCTGGATCAGATCAAGACCGACGTCGATATCGACGCGATCCTCCGTGAAGAGCCGCGCGATTCGACAAAGGAAGGGAGCTAA
- the trpS gene encoding tryptophan--tRNA ligase, protein MRILSGVQPSGKLHLGNYFGAMKQHIEAQEKHECFIFIANYHALTTIQDAGLLADLTRDVAIDYLALGLDPSKACLFRQSDVPEVCELAWILSTVTGKGLLERAVSYKDKVDKGLPASMGLFNYPVLQAADILIYRSDAVPVGRDQVQHIEMTADMAGYFHNTYKCEVFTIPKAQLNDAAIVPGIDGEKMSKSYGNTIDLFDEAKIVRQKIMSIKTDSTPVADPKNPDTCNVFALLRLFATPAETAEWRERYQKGGMGYGDAKKRLSELFEERFAVPRERRRKLVQDAAPVEAMLADGGRKARAVAQQVMADVRKACGIITAK, encoded by the coding sequence ATGCGAATCCTCAGCGGTGTCCAACCCTCCGGCAAGCTGCACCTCGGCAACTACTTCGGGGCGATGAAACAGCACATCGAGGCCCAGGAAAAGCACGAGTGCTTTATCTTCATCGCCAACTACCACGCCCTGACGACGATTCAGGACGCCGGGTTGCTCGCCGATCTCACGCGCGACGTGGCCATCGACTACCTCGCCCTCGGGCTCGATCCGAGCAAAGCGTGCCTCTTTCGCCAGAGCGATGTGCCGGAGGTCTGCGAACTGGCCTGGATCCTCTCGACCGTGACAGGCAAAGGCTTGCTCGAACGCGCCGTCAGCTACAAGGACAAGGTGGACAAGGGGCTGCCCGCATCGATGGGCCTTTTCAACTACCCTGTCCTCCAGGCGGCTGACATCCTCATTTACCGCAGCGACGCCGTGCCGGTCGGCAGGGACCAGGTGCAGCACATCGAGATGACCGCCGACATGGCCGGGTATTTCCATAACACCTATAAGTGCGAGGTGTTCACGATCCCCAAGGCGCAGCTCAATGACGCCGCGATCGTTCCGGGCATCGACGGCGAGAAGATGAGCAAGAGCTACGGCAACACGATCGACCTCTTCGACGAGGCCAAGATCGTGCGGCAGAAGATCATGTCCATTAAGACGGACAGCACGCCCGTCGCTGATCCGAAGAACCCGGACACCTGTAATGTCTTCGCGCTCCTGCGGCTCTTTGCCACGCCGGCCGAGACGGCCGAATGGCGCGAGCGTTATCAGAAAGGCGGCATGGGCTACGGCGACGCGAAAAAACGGCTGTCGGAGCTCTTTGAAGAACGCTTCGCCGTCCCGCGGGAGCGGCGGAGAAAGCTGGTGCAGGATGCGGCGCCCGTGGAGGCGATGCTCGCCGACGGCGGCCGCAAGGCGCGGGCCGTGGCCCAGCAGGTGATGGCGGACGTGCGAAAAGCCTGCGGCATAATCACGGCGAAATAA
- a CDS encoding MarR family transcriptional regulator: MSTLAREIKKRDPFESPEQEAMLNLVRTAARVGAAFEPLFRAQGLCGAHYNVLRILAGEKSGGVDGLPVLEVRDRLITPVPDITRLVDKLVRQKLVRRERTEKDRRVVLLRITDRGQKLVDRLRAPVREVHLRQLGHMNRAELATLTRLLEKARSAPG; the protein is encoded by the coding sequence ATGTCGACGTTGGCCCGGGAAATCAAGAAACGAGACCCTTTTGAGTCGCCGGAGCAGGAGGCGATGCTGAATCTCGTTCGGACGGCGGCCCGGGTGGGCGCGGCGTTCGAGCCCCTTTTTCGGGCACAAGGGCTTTGCGGGGCGCATTACAACGTTCTTCGCATCCTGGCCGGCGAAAAATCGGGGGGCGTGGACGGGCTACCCGTGCTGGAGGTTCGGGATCGCCTCATCACTCCGGTGCCGGATATTACGCGGCTCGTCGATAAGCTGGTGCGGCAGAAGCTCGTCCGCCGGGAGCGGACGGAGAAGGATCGCCGGGTCGTCCTTCTGCGAATTACCGACCGGGGGCAGAAACTCGTGGATCGGCTTCGAGCGCCGGTGCGGGAGGTTCATTTGCGTCAGTTGGGGCACATGAACCGCGCGGAACTGGCGACGCTCACGCGGCTGTTGGAGAAAGCAAGGTCCGCTCCCGGTTGA
- a CDS encoding pirin family protein, with protein sequence MMTIRRGNDRGHFDHGWLDTYHSFSFADYHDPRFMGFRSLRVINEDRVRPGQGFGEHPHRDMEILTYVLSGSLEHRDNLGNGSIIQPGEVQYMSAGTGILHSEFNPSKTDSVHLMQIWIRPNRKGTLPRYEQRKFPSLSAAGSLTLLASADGRGGSIEIQQDAELHAATLRAGQGARHRLAAGRGAWVQVLRGSTTLNGESLQAGDGAMVVDQSDVELLAASDAEILLFDLN encoded by the coding sequence ATGATGACGATACGACGAGGCAACGATCGCGGGCATTTCGATCACGGTTGGCTGGATACGTACCACTCGTTTTCGTTCGCGGATTACCACGACCCGCGGTTCATGGGTTTCCGGTCCCTGCGCGTGATCAACGAGGATCGCGTCCGGCCGGGCCAGGGGTTTGGTGAGCATCCGCATCGCGACATGGAGATTCTGACCTATGTGCTCTCGGGTTCGCTCGAACATCGGGATAACCTGGGGAACGGCTCGATCATTCAGCCGGGCGAGGTGCAGTACATGTCGGCGGGGACGGGCATCCTGCACAGCGAATTCAATCCCTCGAAAACGGATTCGGTGCATCTGATGCAGATTTGGATTCGTCCCAATCGGAAGGGCACGCTGCCGCGATATGAGCAGCGAAAGTTTCCCTCGCTGAGTGCGGCGGGGTCCCTGACGCTCCTGGCATCTGCGGACGGTCGCGGCGGTTCCATCGAAATCCAACAGGACGCCGAACTCCATGCCGCGACACTTCGGGCGGGACAGGGCGCGAGGCATCGCCTGGCCGCGGGCCGGGGCGCCTGGGTTCAGGTGCTGCGCGGGAGCACCACGCTGAATGGAGAGTCTCTGCAAGCAGGGGATGGTGCGATGGTGGTTGACCAGTCTGATGTCGAGTTACTCGCCGCCAGCGACGCCGAAATATTGTTGTTCGATTTGAATTAG
- a CDS encoding NAD(P)H-dependent oxidoreductase: MKPVDNDIVLKQLQWRYAVKKFDPTRKISPEDWRTLEQALVLTPSSFGLQPWRFVVVTDQRVKDQLVAASWNQRQVADASHVVVFAIRRNLSADDIDRYLSRVAAVRGVGLDALDGFRKMMVGSLTTPRAGFDVNDWSARQVYIALGHFMFSAAMLGIDTCPMEGIEPAQYDEILRLPKDGYAAQVVATAGYRAADDKYALLPKVRFSASDVIQRIA, encoded by the coding sequence ATGAAACCCGTGGACAATGACATTGTCTTGAAGCAACTGCAATGGCGTTATGCCGTGAAAAAGTTTGACCCCACGCGGAAGATTTCTCCGGAGGATTGGCGGACGCTGGAACAGGCGCTGGTCCTGACGCCCTCGTCGTTCGGATTGCAGCCGTGGAGGTTCGTCGTGGTCACCGATCAGCGTGTCAAAGACCAGCTCGTCGCGGCATCATGGAATCAACGACAGGTGGCCGATGCGTCCCATGTCGTGGTGTTCGCGATTCGGCGGAACCTCAGCGCGGATGATATTGATCGTTATCTGTCGCGCGTCGCCGCGGTGCGCGGTGTGGGGCTCGACGCGCTGGATGGTTTCCGCAAGATGATGGTGGGCAGCCTGACGACGCCACGAGCGGGGTTTGACGTCAACGATTGGTCGGCGCGACAAGTCTATATCGCACTGGGCCATTTCATGTTTTCGGCGGCGATGCTCGGGATTGACACCTGTCCGATGGAAGGCATTGAGCCGGCCCAATACGACGAGATTCTCCGTCTGCCCAAAGATGGCTATGCGGCACAGGTCGTCGCGACGGCAGGGTATCGCGCGGCGGACGACAAATATGCACTGTTGCCGAAGGTTCGATTTTCCGCGAGCGACGTCATTCAGCGAATCGCGTAA
- a CDS encoding efflux RND transporter periplasmic adaptor subunit: MNRICVSLAAWALLTASGNCRKKDSPVPPPPAVTVARPVERTVIEWDEYTGYLDAVDFVEVRARVSGLIMYSHFQEGGIVKEGDLLVELDVRPFQADLDAKIAAEAQAAAQVDLAKVDFDRIEGIPKDSRSRTEYDTAAARLKEAEALLSAAKANVESARLNVEWCRVTAPIAGRISRKLVTEGNLITGGSGTGTLLTTIASIDPIYCYVDADERSVLKYQRMSREGTRTSARDAYIPCFLQLTDETNFPHEGYIDFVDNRIDPTTGTIQGRGVFKNPKGYLLPGFFGRIRIPGSGKYQAVLVPDEAIVADQDQRLVMTVGPDDVVQPRPVKLGALFGNLRAILSGVGASDRIIINGLMQARPGAKVSSHEAEISMTAFESASPDRPTTRVFYDDDATATTPAPTSTPSTGTAP, translated from the coding sequence GTGAATCGCATTTGCGTATCTCTGGCGGCATGGGCACTGCTGACGGCATCGGGGAACTGCCGCAAGAAGGATTCTCCTGTGCCACCCCCGCCGGCGGTGACGGTCGCCAGGCCGGTCGAGCGAACAGTCATCGAATGGGACGAATACACGGGATATCTCGACGCCGTGGACTTCGTCGAGGTTCGTGCGCGCGTCAGCGGATTGATCATGTACTCCCATTTTCAGGAAGGCGGGATCGTGAAGGAGGGCGATCTGCTGGTCGAGCTTGATGTTCGGCCGTTCCAGGCAGATCTGGATGCCAAAATCGCGGCGGAAGCCCAGGCCGCCGCGCAGGTGGATTTGGCGAAAGTCGACTTCGACCGGATCGAGGGCATACCCAAAGATTCTCGCTCGCGCACGGAATACGACACGGCGGCTGCCAGACTCAAAGAAGCAGAGGCGCTGCTATCGGCAGCCAAGGCGAACGTTGAGTCGGCGCGCTTGAACGTCGAGTGGTGCCGGGTCACGGCGCCCATCGCCGGCCGAATAAGCCGAAAACTCGTCACCGAGGGGAACCTGATCACCGGCGGAAGCGGCACGGGAACGCTGTTGACCACGATCGCATCCATCGATCCCATCTATTGCTATGTAGACGCCGATGAACGTTCGGTCCTCAAGTATCAACGCATGTCGCGCGAGGGGACGCGCACGAGCGCGCGCGATGCATACATACCCTGTTTTCTGCAATTGACCGACGAGACGAACTTTCCCCATGAAGGGTACATCGATTTCGTCGATAACCGGATCGATCCGACCACGGGAACGATTCAGGGCCGAGGCGTTTTTAAGAATCCCAAAGGCTACCTCCTGCCGGGGTTCTTCGGCCGCATCCGGATCCCCGGAAGCGGTAAGTACCAGGCGGTCCTGGTCCCCGACGAAGCGATCGTCGCCGACCAGGACCAACGGCTGGTGATGACGGTCGGTCCGGATGATGTGGTTCAACCGCGCCCGGTCAAGCTGGGTGCCCTGTTTGGAAACTTGCGGGCGATTCTATCGGGGGTTGGTGCGAGTGATCGTATCATCATCAACGGACTGATGCAGGCGCGCCCCGGTGCGAAAGTCAGTTCGCACGAGGCGGAGATTTCGATGACGGCGTTTGAGTCGGCATCGCCGGATCGACCGACCACGCGGGTGTTTTACGACGACGATGCTACCGCGACGACTCCCGCGCCCACGTCGACCCCCTCGACGGGAACTGCGCCATGA